DNA from Leptospira terpstrae serovar Hualin str. LT 11-33 = ATCC 700639:
GAGACATTTGAGTTGATTGCTGGTTGGGATTGGTTTACACTGTTCCAGAATTCCGTCAGCAAGGTATAGGGGCAAAACTTTGCCGGTCGATTGAAGTAACTGCAAAGGATCGAGGTATCAAAGAAATTTATTTATTTTCAGATACTGCAGTATCTTTGTATAATCGTTTTGGTTGGACTGAGGCAGTTACTTGCGGTCATAGGACAGTGATGAAGAAAGAATTTTAATTTCTTTTGGATGACGTTCGTTATTAAAGTGTATATTCTCCCCGCCCTGATCATTGGGTGGGGAACTAGACCCGCCACCCAATGACTTTCCTCTATCATGGCCACGCTTAACAGACAACAAACAATCGACACTAATCAAAATTTTTACAAATAAGTTCACCTTTCTGCCGTTATAGATCCATTCCAATGATTTCACAAGTCGCTATCATTGGAGGAATTCACAACCTAACACGAAAAACCTGCTATCCTTTATCCCTAAAAAAATGCTGTGGTTTTCTTTCCAAAGAACGAACCGACCATGTCTCTAGTATATAGATAACCTAACAGGAAATAAGCTCCCGTGCCATACCTTTTCAACTAATCTTTTCTCCATTTGCTCTCTCCCTTGTCCCGCTCCACCAAACTCACATTAAACGCCCATCTTACCAGCCGTACTGATCACTGAATTATGTCTCATTACTTCCATCTTACCTTATAAAAAAAATCAAATCTATCCGCATGAACTACGAACTTTTTTATAAAACCGAGTTGACTGCTTAGGTTTTGAAATTACTTTGGTTTTTACCGCATGGATCT
Protein-coding regions in this window:
- a CDS encoding GNAT family N-acetyltransferase — translated: MVYTVPEFRQQGIGAKLCRSIEVTAKDRGIKEIYLFSDTAVSLYNRFGWTEAVTCGHRTVMKKEF